A section of the Sphaerobacter thermophilus DSM 20745 genome encodes:
- a CDS encoding S1C family serine protease, producing MLTRRTATYWGMAVLLLLLAIAPACSVTRNGDNGGTGDAGAAQTATTGSPSSSAPPTQSGSVDPTAPPNVAVAQPLSGDFIGAVIAVSQRVKPAVVQVTSEQTRFDLFNQPFTVPGGVGSGVIYDQDGYILTNYHVIAGAESLRVSLPDGRSFPADVVGTDPQTDLAVLKIDGEDLPTAPLGDSNKLQVGEWVVAIGNALALPGGPTVTVGVVSALNRTVQEPGEGGRAGPFLFNVIQTDAAINPGNSGGPLVNLAGEVIGINTLVAGTTQSGLQAEGIGFALAISTVKPLADEIVATGQVTHPYIGIRYTQLTPAIAAQLGIEGATSGAVVIEVVGGSPAEEAGLQPRDVITEIDGQPLTTESSLAEIINTHRPGDTITLTVVRGSQPTQVQVTLGTMP from the coding sequence ATGCTGACCCGGAGAACGGCGACCTACTGGGGAATGGCGGTGCTCTTGCTCCTGCTGGCCATCGCCCCAGCCTGTAGTGTGACCCGCAACGGGGACAACGGCGGGACCGGCGACGCCGGTGCGGCACAGACGGCGACGACCGGGAGCCCGAGCAGCAGCGCTCCACCCACGCAGAGCGGCAGCGTCGACCCGACCGCGCCACCCAACGTCGCGGTGGCCCAGCCCCTGAGCGGCGACTTCATCGGCGCCGTGATCGCGGTCAGCCAGCGGGTCAAGCCGGCCGTGGTCCAGGTGACCAGCGAGCAGACGCGCTTCGACCTGTTCAACCAGCCCTTCACCGTCCCTGGCGGCGTCGGCTCCGGAGTCATCTATGACCAGGACGGCTACATCCTGACCAACTACCACGTCATCGCCGGGGCGGAAAGCCTGCGCGTCTCCCTGCCCGACGGCCGCTCCTTCCCGGCGGACGTTGTCGGAACCGACCCGCAGACCGATCTGGCCGTGCTTAAGATCGACGGCGAGGACCTGCCCACCGCTCCTCTGGGCGACTCGAACAAGCTCCAGGTCGGCGAGTGGGTGGTGGCTATCGGCAACGCGCTGGCGCTACCGGGCGGGCCGACCGTCACCGTCGGGGTTGTCAGCGCGCTCAACCGGACGGTGCAGGAGCCCGGTGAAGGCGGGAGGGCCGGCCCCTTCCTGTTCAACGTGATCCAGACCGACGCGGCGATCAACCCCGGCAACTCCGGCGGGCCACTGGTGAACCTGGCCGGCGAGGTCATCGGCATCAACACCCTCGTGGCAGGGACGACACAGTCGGGACTCCAGGCGGAGGGCATCGGCTTCGCCCTCGCCATCTCGACCGTCAAGCCGCTCGCGGATGAGATCGTCGCCACCGGTCAGGTGACCCATCCCTACATCGGCATCCGCTACACCCAGTTGACGCCCGCGATCGCCGCCCAGCTCGGCATCGAGGGGGCAACCTCCGGCGCGGTGGTGATCGAGGTGGTCGGGGGCTCCCCCGCCGAGGAGGCCGGTTTGCAGCCCCGCGACGTGATCACCGAGATCGACGGCCAGCCGCTGACCACCGAGTCGTCGCTCGCGGAGATCATCAACACGCACCGCCC
- a CDS encoding GAF domain-containing sensor histidine kinase yields the protein MERLRRGEERLISLQRVSAAMSSDLDLDRTLTVLVDEARRLMHADTAVIRLYDEETDSLRLIAEAGDEQGVLLGEVVPLDGSLSGYCFRGSRPVVSSDVQSDPRLGQEIKKATRFGSMLVVPLLVRDRPIGVLLVGSYARGAFSEEDQTLLCLLADQAASAIENSRLYQQAQGQIAELAILQRISSVISSSLDLDDVFQAIYDEIRGVMPTDAFIIGLTREDGLLDLEFIADGGQRYAPVRAFKYSEVFRRALEERQPVMVGDVLDAEATPMRSVGHTRTKVRSVIAAPLIQGNEVIGLLSAQSYVPHRYRECDARLLMTIANHAVVAIENARLYRQAQSLAIAEERNRLAREIHDTLAQGLIGIILYLERLDLEIPQDDRRFRPLVERALSLARGNLEEARRSVHDLRAAPLEGRTLVEALAHLAEDLRKERLFEVELSVPRALPLLAARVETALFRMVQEAISNARKHAGCKSLAIRLSVAGGMVTLEVHDDGRGFEVERVLGEAHRFGLSTMRERITQVGGEFTVESCPGDGTLVRATIPLSQATHSESEAV from the coding sequence GTGGAGCGGCTGCGCCGTGGCGAGGAGCGGCTCATCAGCCTGCAGCGGGTCAGCGCGGCGATGTCCAGCGACCTCGACCTCGACCGGACCCTCACGGTCCTGGTCGACGAGGCGCGGCGGTTGATGCACGCCGACACCGCGGTGATCCGGCTCTATGACGAGGAGACGGACAGCCTCCGCCTCATCGCCGAGGCGGGCGACGAGCAAGGGGTGCTCCTCGGCGAGGTGGTTCCCCTCGATGGTTCGCTCTCCGGCTACTGTTTCCGCGGCTCCCGCCCGGTGGTCAGCTCCGACGTGCAGAGCGATCCGCGGCTCGGGCAGGAGATCAAGAAGGCCACTCGCTTCGGCTCGATGCTGGTCGTCCCCCTGCTCGTACGCGACCGACCGATCGGCGTGCTGCTGGTCGGTTCGTACGCGCGCGGTGCTTTCAGCGAGGAGGACCAGACGCTCCTCTGCCTGCTGGCCGACCAGGCTGCCAGCGCCATCGAGAACAGCCGCCTGTACCAGCAGGCGCAGGGGCAGATCGCGGAGCTGGCGATCCTCCAGCGCATCTCCAGCGTCATCTCGTCGAGCCTCGACCTGGACGACGTGTTCCAGGCGATCTACGACGAGATCCGCGGGGTGATGCCGACCGACGCGTTCATCATCGGGCTGACCCGCGAGGACGGCCTGCTCGACCTGGAGTTCATCGCCGACGGCGGGCAGCGCTACGCCCCGGTGCGGGCTTTCAAGTACAGCGAGGTCTTCCGCCGCGCGCTGGAGGAGCGGCAGCCGGTCATGGTCGGCGACGTGCTCGATGCGGAGGCGACGCCCATGCGCAGCGTGGGACACACGCGCACCAAGGTCCGCAGCGTCATCGCCGCGCCGCTAATCCAGGGCAACGAGGTCATCGGCCTGCTGAGCGCGCAGAGCTACGTGCCGCACCGTTACCGGGAGTGCGACGCGCGGCTGCTCATGACGATTGCGAACCACGCGGTCGTCGCCATCGAGAACGCGCGCCTCTACCGTCAGGCGCAGAGCCTGGCGATCGCCGAGGAGCGGAATCGGCTCGCGCGGGAGATCCACGATACGCTGGCTCAGGGGCTGATCGGCATCATCCTCTACCTGGAGCGGCTCGACCTCGAGATCCCGCAAGACGACCGGCGGTTCCGGCCGCTGGTGGAGCGGGCGCTGTCGCTGGCGCGCGGCAACCTGGAGGAGGCGCGCCGCTCGGTCCACGACCTCCGGGCGGCCCCGTTGGAGGGCCGGACGCTGGTGGAGGCACTGGCGCACCTCGCCGAGGACCTGCGCAAGGAGCGGCTGTTCGAAGTCGAGTTGTCCGTGCCCCGGGCACTCCCGCTGCTGGCCGCTCGGGTGGAGACGGCCCTGTTCCGCATGGTGCAGGAGGCGATCTCGAACGCGCGCAAGCACGCGGGCTGCAAGTCGCTCGCGATCCGGCTGTCGGTGGCGGGGGGCATGGTTACGCTCGAAGTCCACGACGACGGGCGCGGTTTCGAGGTCGAGCGAGTCTTGGGCGAGGCGCACCGTTTCGGCCTGTCCACGATGCGGGAGCGCATCACGCAGGTGGGTGGCGAGTTCACCGTCGAGAGCTGCCCCGGAGACGGCACGCTCGTCCGCGCCACCATCCCGCTTTCCCAGGCGACCCACTCCGAATCCGAGGCGGTGTAA
- a CDS encoding class I SAM-dependent DNA methyltransferase, whose product MSIAQPAGRMTPQQFIAKWAHASLKERAAAQQHFIDLCLLLGQPTPAQADAQGAWYTFEKGVTKAGGGDGWADVWMRGHFAWEYKSPGEDLAAAYKQLVLYAADLENPPLLVVCDIARYEIHTNFTGTKKQVYRFTNADLADPEVLGILRKVFTDPEALRPEITTESVTQEAAAKFASLAGSLTARGFAPERVARFLTRLLFCLFAEDIGLLPKGLFTRLLDVTRQRPDTFARQILILFETMRDGGIFGVEEIARFNGDLFADPDAIELTREELGLLAEAARLDWGSIEPAIFGTLFERGLDPAKRAQLGAHYTSRDDILRVVEPVVMEPLRREWAAVRARADVLAEAFWAAKGPSQRERRRKELASVLLAFQERLASVTILDPACGSGNFLYVALEQLKNLEKEVISYAAHRGLSMLLPQVTPRQLHGIETNAYAHELAQIVVWIGYIQWMTMNGFQVNRDPVLEPMDTVLLMDAILDRSDPAQPREPAWPDAEFIIGNPPFLGGKRLRTELGDEYVDAMFAVYNGRVPREADLCCYWFEKARAMIAAGRVKRAGLLATNSIRGGANRRVLERIKESGDIFMAWDDEPWVLDGAAVRISMVGFDDGTEKTRTLDGVPVAAINPDLTGALDLTTARPLAENLNIAFMGDTKGGPFDIPGDLARQMLAAPLNPNGRPNSDVIVPWVNGLDITRRPRDMWIIDFGPDMPLEQAALYEQPFEYVKKHVYPVRQKSRSTRNEWWLHERPRVDMRDALRGLSRFIGTPTVAKHRLFVWLSAPTLPDHQLIVFARDDDYFFGVLHSRAHELWSLRMGTSLEDRPRYTPTTCFETFPFPRPTEEQREAIAAAARALHEHRERWLNPEGASEAELKQRTLTNLYNARPTWLDNLHRELDRAVFAAYGWPDDLSDDEILARLLALNLERAGA is encoded by the coding sequence ATGTCGATAGCCCAGCCTGCCGGGCGAATGACGCCCCAGCAGTTCATCGCCAAGTGGGCCCATGCGTCGCTCAAGGAGCGCGCTGCCGCGCAGCAGCACTTCATCGACCTCTGCCTCCTGCTCGGCCAGCCGACCCCGGCGCAGGCCGACGCGCAGGGGGCCTGGTACACCTTCGAGAAGGGCGTGACCAAGGCCGGCGGGGGCGACGGCTGGGCCGACGTCTGGATGCGCGGCCACTTCGCCTGGGAGTACAAGAGCCCCGGGGAGGACCTGGCCGCGGCCTACAAGCAACTGGTGCTGTACGCCGCCGACCTGGAGAACCCGCCCCTGCTGGTCGTCTGCGACATCGCGCGCTACGAGATCCACACCAACTTCACCGGCACCAAGAAGCAGGTCTACCGCTTCACCAACGCCGACCTCGCCGACCCGGAGGTGCTCGGCATCCTGCGCAAGGTCTTCACCGACCCGGAGGCGCTGCGGCCGGAGATCACCACCGAGTCGGTCACCCAGGAGGCAGCCGCGAAGTTCGCCAGCCTGGCCGGGAGTCTGACCGCCCGCGGCTTCGCGCCGGAGCGGGTGGCGCGCTTCCTGACCCGGCTGCTGTTCTGCCTCTTCGCCGAGGACATCGGCCTGCTGCCGAAGGGGCTCTTCACCCGGCTGCTCGACGTCACCCGCCAGCGGCCGGACACCTTCGCGCGCCAGATCCTGATCCTGTTCGAGACGATGCGCGACGGCGGCATCTTCGGCGTGGAGGAGATCGCCCGCTTCAACGGCGATCTCTTCGCCGACCCGGACGCCATCGAGCTGACCCGGGAGGAGCTCGGGCTGCTGGCCGAGGCCGCCCGGCTCGACTGGGGCAGCATCGAGCCGGCGATCTTCGGCACGCTGTTCGAGCGGGGGCTGGACCCGGCCAAGCGGGCGCAGCTCGGCGCGCACTACACCAGCCGCGACGACATCCTGCGCGTCGTCGAGCCGGTGGTGATGGAGCCGCTGCGGCGGGAGTGGGCGGCGGTGCGGGCCCGGGCCGACGTGCTGGCCGAGGCGTTCTGGGCGGCGAAGGGCCCGAGCCAGCGCGAGCGACGCCGCAAGGAGCTGGCGAGCGTGCTGCTCGCCTTCCAGGAGCGGCTGGCCTCGGTGACGATCCTCGACCCGGCCTGCGGCTCGGGGAACTTCCTGTACGTCGCGCTGGAGCAGTTGAAGAACCTGGAGAAGGAGGTCATCTCCTACGCGGCGCACCGGGGGCTGTCGATGCTGCTGCCGCAGGTGACGCCGCGCCAGCTCCACGGCATCGAGACGAACGCCTATGCCCACGAGCTGGCGCAGATCGTGGTCTGGATCGGGTACATCCAGTGGATGACCATGAACGGCTTCCAGGTGAACCGCGATCCGGTGCTGGAGCCGATGGACACGGTGCTGCTGATGGACGCCATCCTCGACCGCTCCGACCCGGCCCAGCCGCGCGAGCCGGCGTGGCCGGATGCCGAGTTCATCATCGGCAACCCGCCGTTCCTGGGCGGGAAGCGCCTGCGCACCGAGCTGGGCGACGAGTACGTGGACGCCATGTTCGCGGTCTACAACGGCCGCGTGCCGCGGGAGGCCGACCTCTGCTGCTACTGGTTCGAGAAGGCGCGGGCGATGATCGCGGCGGGCCGAGTCAAGCGGGCCGGCCTGCTCGCCACCAACTCGATCCGCGGGGGTGCTAACCGACGCGTGCTGGAGCGGATCAAGGAGAGCGGCGACATCTTCATGGCCTGGGACGACGAGCCGTGGGTGCTCGATGGCGCGGCCGTGCGCATCTCGATGGTCGGCTTCGACGACGGCACCGAGAAGACGCGGACGCTCGACGGGGTACCGGTGGCGGCCATCAACCCTGATCTCACCGGGGCGCTGGATCTCACCACTGCGCGGCCGCTGGCAGAGAATCTGAACATCGCCTTCATGGGCGACACCAAGGGCGGCCCGTTCGACATCCCCGGAGACCTCGCGCGACAGATGCTCGCAGCACCGCTCAATCCCAACGGCCGGCCGAACAGCGATGTCATCGTACCCTGGGTCAACGGCCTGGACATCACCCGTCGCCCGCGCGACATGTGGATCATCGACTTCGGGCCCGATATGCCGCTGGAGCAGGCCGCACTCTACGAGCAGCCCTTCGAGTACGTCAAGAAGCACGTCTACCCGGTGCGTCAGAAGTCCCGCTCGACCCGGAACGAGTGGTGGCTGCACGAGCGCCCACGCGTCGACATGCGCGACGCACTCCGCGGTCTGTCCCGCTTCATCGGTACGCCGACGGTTGCCAAGCATCGCCTGTTCGTCTGGCTCAGCGCCCCGACGCTCCCTGACCACCAACTCATCGTCTTCGCCCGAGACGACGACTACTTCTTTGGCGTACTGCACTCCCGCGCGCACGAACTCTGGTCCCTACGCATGGGCACCTCGCTGGAGGACCGGCCCCGCTACACGCCCACCACCTGCTTCGAGACGTTCCCCTTCCCACGGCCGACCGAGGAGCAGCGGGAGGCGATCGCGGCGGCGGCGCGGGCGCTGCACGAGCACCGCGAGCGCTGGCTGAATCCCGAGGGCGCCAGTGAGGCCGAACTGAAGCAGCGCACGCTAACGAACCTCTACAACGCCCGCCCCACCTGGCTCGATAACCTGCATCGGGAGCTTGACCGCGCTGTCTTCGCCGCCTACGGCTGGCCCGACGATCTCTCCGACGACGAGATCCTCGCCCGCCTCCTCGCCCTCAACCTGGAGCGGGCCGGCGCGTAG
- a CDS encoding D-alanyl-D-alanine carboxypeptidase family protein has protein sequence MRRPLRTRSLLLGSLLLLLSLVLATATVWGYVEGGGPLAIATGRRPATPTADIATPTPTPVLPTPTPTPTPPVAAIPPDLPLSARAAILVQDEPELVLFERNADEPLPPASTAKIVTALTVLRHAGLEEVLTVQEEDLVDPVAESHMGLQAGDTVTVHDLLVGLLLPSGNDAAKTLSRVIGERLPGDQPPVERFAAAMNAVAAELGMTGSHFVDPSGDDAEGQVVTARDMVIAARALLREPVLVSIVAMQRAEVRIGGPKARVIRLENTNQLLAQDGVFGIKTGTTDQAGQCLLVAYRAPSGTQIAVILGSQDRYGDARALLGLPEPPPPSPTPEPAA, from the coding sequence GTGCGACGACCGCTGCGAACCCGCTCGCTGCTCCTCGGCAGCCTGCTGCTCCTGCTGAGCCTCGTGCTTGCGACCGCCACCGTCTGGGGATACGTCGAGGGTGGCGGACCGCTTGCCATCGCGACCGGCCGTCGGCCTGCGACGCCGACGGCGGACATCGCCACACCTACGCCGACGCCGGTGCTCCCGACGCCGACACCAACGCCGACCCCGCCGGTCGCGGCGATCCCGCCCGATCTACCGCTCTCTGCGCGGGCGGCGATCCTCGTCCAGGATGAGCCGGAACTGGTCCTCTTCGAACGCAACGCGGACGAGCCGCTGCCGCCTGCCAGCACCGCGAAGATCGTCACCGCGCTCACGGTCCTGCGCCATGCGGGGCTGGAGGAGGTGCTGACGGTCCAGGAGGAGGATCTGGTTGATCCGGTGGCCGAGTCCCACATGGGGTTGCAGGCCGGAGACACGGTGACCGTGCACGACCTGCTGGTCGGGTTGCTGCTGCCGTCGGGCAACGACGCGGCCAAGACGCTGAGCCGTGTGATCGGGGAGCGGCTACCGGGGGATCAGCCGCCGGTTGAGCGTTTCGCCGCCGCTATGAACGCGGTCGCGGCAGAGTTGGGCATGACGGGAAGCCACTTTGTGGACCCCAGCGGGGACGACGCCGAGGGGCAGGTCGTCACCGCGCGGGACATGGTGATCGCCGCCCGTGCGCTGCTGCGGGAGCCGGTCCTGGTGTCGATCGTGGCGATGCAGCGGGCGGAAGTGCGCATCGGCGGGCCGAAGGCCCGGGTGATTCGGCTGGAGAACACCAACCAGCTCCTCGCGCAGGACGGGGTCTTCGGGATCAAGACCGGGACGACCGACCAGGCCGGGCAGTGCCTGTTGGTCGCGTACCGGGCCCCGTCAGGCACCCAGATCGCGGTGATCCTCGGCAGCCAGGACCGCTACGGCGACGCGCGCGCCCTGCTCGGACTGCCCGAGCCACCGCCCCCGTCACCGACGCCGGAGCCGGCCGCCTGA
- a CDS encoding LysM peptidoglycan-binding domain-containing protein — translation MHRPYPDDLSSENGHDDRLDPELEAYLRRVEASTTRLPGAAPEVVEYRAIGAEATEARPAAENRRARRVVLGATGSRVLVHALLLAVIVAVVAGRGYWGTDGPIVQPGGIDTLGDVRAYTVAPAASVRYAGTGLNTPPLATLASGVLNGYVSEFASAVAPDQLQIDTVVVSEGQTAEDVATETGLDVSTILWANGLTNPAEPLPEGTQIRVPPVDGMLHIVHDGDTLESIAARYGVEVEDITGYEPNNVEHNADLVPYRMLMVPGGTMPTRDQVLTYIVRPGDTLWTIAQLFGLQPSTIVWANSLPDGDLILPGQPLAILPTDGVMVTVQEGDTVESLAEHYGVDPQVIRDYPLNGLGAGGQLRVGQQVMIPGGQPPAPPPPPEPEPEPEPPASNQPAPAPAAPAPSYGATGSFIWPAAGTITQYFGPSDFWMEPAYAGYPHFHLGLDIANAFGTPIVAADAGVVIFAGWNTGGLGNAVAIDHGNGLVTWYGHMNARPAVSVGQWVAQGEYLGPMGSTGLSTGSHLHFVVIKNGVYVDPLNYLR, via the coding sequence GTGCATCGCCCCTACCCGGACGATCTTTCCTCTGAGAACGGCCATGACGACCGGCTGGACCCGGAACTGGAGGCGTACCTCCGCCGGGTCGAGGCCAGCACTACCCGGCTGCCCGGGGCCGCGCCGGAGGTCGTCGAGTACCGCGCGATCGGGGCGGAGGCTACTGAAGCGCGGCCGGCGGCTGAGAACCGGCGGGCGCGCCGCGTGGTGCTGGGGGCGACCGGCTCGCGGGTGCTGGTGCACGCGCTGCTGCTGGCGGTCATCGTTGCCGTCGTGGCGGGGCGTGGCTACTGGGGTACCGACGGGCCGATCGTCCAGCCGGGCGGCATTGACACACTTGGCGACGTCCGTGCCTACACCGTCGCGCCCGCCGCCTCGGTGCGGTACGCCGGCACAGGGCTGAATACCCCGCCGCTCGCAACCCTCGCCTCCGGGGTGCTGAACGGCTACGTCTCCGAGTTCGCCAGTGCCGTGGCGCCCGATCAGTTGCAGATCGATACGGTGGTCGTGTCCGAGGGGCAGACGGCGGAGGATGTGGCCACGGAGACGGGCCTTGACGTCAGCACGATCCTCTGGGCGAACGGCCTGACGAACCCGGCCGAGCCGCTGCCGGAGGGGACGCAGATCCGTGTCCCGCCGGTGGACGGGATGCTCCACATCGTGCATGACGGCGACACGCTGGAGAGCATCGCCGCCCGCTACGGCGTCGAGGTGGAGGACATCACCGGCTACGAGCCGAACAACGTGGAGCACAACGCCGACCTGGTGCCCTACCGGATGTTGATGGTGCCGGGCGGCACGATGCCGACGCGCGATCAGGTGCTGACCTACATCGTCCGGCCGGGTGACACCCTCTGGACGATCGCCCAGCTCTTCGGGCTGCAGCCGAGCACCATCGTCTGGGCCAACAGCCTGCCGGACGGCGACCTGATCCTGCCGGGGCAGCCGCTGGCGATCCTGCCGACCGACGGGGTGATGGTCACCGTCCAGGAGGGGGACACCGTCGAGAGCCTGGCGGAACACTACGGAGTGGATCCGCAGGTGATCCGCGACTACCCGCTGAACGGCCTGGGCGCCGGCGGGCAGTTGCGAGTGGGGCAGCAGGTGATGATCCCGGGCGGTCAGCCACCGGCACCCCCGCCGCCACCCGAGCCGGAACCGGAACCGGAGCCGCCGGCGTCGAACCAGCCGGCCCCGGCACCGGCCGCTCCCGCCCCGAGCTACGGTGCGACCGGCAGCTTCATCTGGCCGGCGGCAGGGACCATCACGCAGTACTTCGGGCCGTCCGACTTCTGGATGGAGCCGGCCTATGCGGGCTACCCACACTTCCACCTGGGTCTCGACATCGCCAATGCCTTCGGCACGCCGATCGTCGCGGCCGACGCCGGGGTGGTGATCTTCGCCGGGTGGAACACTGGCGGGCTGGGCAACGCCGTGGCCATCGACCACGGGAACGGTCTTGTCACCTGGTACGGCCACATGAATGCGCGCCCGGCGGTCAGCGTAGGCCAGTGGGTTGCCCAGGGTGAGTACCTCGGCCCGATGGGCAGCACCGGCCTCTCGACCGGCTCTCACCTGCACTTCGTCGTCATCAAGAACGGCGTCTACGTCGACCCGCTGAACTACCTGCGGTGA
- a CDS encoding YihY/virulence factor BrkB family protein, translating into MGTAAKERGERTGAARLRRAVIARLSPARRVYAIDLFWRAARNFIRLQGQIYAAAISYYVLFSFFPLLLLSVAVLGWFVRDPDINATITDAVLAQIPPELGLQEPVEGLLDDLGAPGGGVFGLIGLVGLAWTASGVFGALRRVLNRVFAVPSNRSFVHARAIDLLAMICVPTLLILSTLLTLGLRLVRTFASDYFDGLLIRVAWGVVFLLVPLATSFAVFLLLYRLVPNLRPEFADLWAGALFAAVGFELAKAGFGFYVTEVGDFQTLYGPLGGAVTFLVFVYLVANVVIFGGGIVAERWRDRVGRDGVRREA; encoded by the coding sequence GTGGGCACTGCGGCGAAGGAGCGGGGAGAGCGTACGGGCGCGGCGCGGCTCCGCCGGGCCGTGATCGCCCGCTTATCGCCTGCCCGGCGAGTCTACGCAATCGACCTCTTCTGGCGCGCCGCACGCAACTTCATCCGGCTGCAGGGGCAGATCTACGCTGCGGCTATCTCCTACTACGTCCTGTTCTCCTTCTTCCCCCTTCTGCTCTTGTCGGTCGCCGTCCTCGGGTGGTTCGTGCGCGACCCCGACATCAACGCGACGATCACTGATGCCGTGCTGGCGCAGATCCCGCCGGAGTTGGGGCTGCAAGAGCCGGTTGAGGGACTGCTCGACGACCTGGGCGCTCCAGGTGGGGGAGTGTTCGGCCTGATCGGGCTGGTCGGGTTAGCCTGGACGGCCAGCGGGGTCTTCGGTGCGCTCCGGCGCGTGCTGAACCGGGTGTTCGCCGTGCCGAGCAACCGGTCTTTCGTCCACGCGCGTGCGATTGACCTCCTCGCCATGATCTGCGTCCCGACGCTCCTGATCCTCTCGACGCTGCTGACGCTCGGGCTCCGACTCGTCCGCACCTTCGCCAGCGACTACTTCGACGGGCTGCTGATCCGTGTGGCGTGGGGTGTGGTGTTCCTCCTGGTGCCGCTGGCGACGTCGTTCGCGGTGTTCCTGCTCCTCTACCGGCTGGTGCCGAACCTGCGGCCGGAGTTTGCCGATCTGTGGGCCGGCGCGCTGTTCGCGGCGGTCGGGTTCGAGCTGGCGAAGGCGGGGTTTGGGTTCTACGTGACCGAGGTCGGCGACTTCCAAACGCTCTACGGCCCGCTGGGCGGCGCGGTGACCTTCCTCGTCTTCGTCTATCTGGTGGCGAACGTGGTCATCTTCGGCGGCGGCATCGTCGCCGAGCGGTGGCGGGACCGGGTCGGGCGTGACGGGGTGAGGCGAGAAGCGTGA
- a CDS encoding class I SAM-dependent methyltransferase — MTTRQTNPEPTWDARGYDAHFAFIWEYGSDLIDLLAPQPGERILDLGCGTGHLTRAIADHGAHVTSIDRDPAMIAHARANYPDLPFEVGDAAHLAPEHPFDAVFSNAVLHWISDAEGAAASIRRALRPGGRLVAEFGGRGNVKVIVDAVADAVEAAGHTPVRTPWYFPSIGEYAVVLERHGLEPIWMALIDRPTPLDGGADGLRLWLTMFGDRLLAGVPADARDAVIRAVEERLRSDHYRDGTWYADYRRLRLIAIAR; from the coding sequence GTGACGACCCGGCAAACCAACCCCGAGCCGACCTGGGACGCCCGGGGCTACGATGCGCACTTCGCCTTCATCTGGGAGTACGGCAGCGACCTGATCGACCTGCTCGCTCCCCAGCCGGGCGAACGGATCCTCGACCTCGGTTGCGGCACCGGGCATCTGACCCGCGCTATCGCCGACCACGGCGCGCATGTTACCAGCATCGACCGCGACCCGGCCATGATCGCACACGCCCGCGCGAACTACCCGGACCTCCCCTTCGAGGTCGGCGACGCTGCCCACCTCGCCCCCGAACACCCGTTCGACGCCGTCTTCTCCAACGCCGTGCTCCATTGGATCAGCGACGCCGAGGGCGCCGCGGCCTCCATTCGCCGCGCGCTCCGCCCAGGTGGCCGGCTCGTCGCCGAGTTTGGCGGCCGTGGAAACGTCAAGGTCATCGTGGACGCCGTGGCCGACGCCGTCGAGGCAGCCGGCCATACTCCCGTGCGAACCCCGTGGTACTTCCCGAGCATCGGCGAGTACGCGGTGGTGCTTGAGCGCCATGGCCTGGAACCGATCTGGATGGCCCTCATCGACCGGCCGACGCCGCTGGACGGCGGCGCCGACGGGTTGCGCCTCTGGCTCACCATGTTCGGCGACCGCCTGCTCGCCGGCGTCCCCGCCGACGCACGCGACGCCGTCATCCGCGCCGTCGAGGAGCGCCTCCGCTCCGATCACTACCGCGACGGCACCTGGTACGCCGACTACCGCCGTCTCCGCCTCATCGCCATCGCTCGCTAG
- a CDS encoding NAD(P)-dependent oxidoreductase, translated as MMRLGFIGLGKMGKPMTRNLLRAGYEVTIHNRSRAVVEELSGEGARPATSPREVAEAADLVITCLPTPATVEEVYLGEDGLIPAAREGQILVDCSTVGPALSRQLYAAAQERGAGFLDAPVSGGPAGAESATLTIMVGGDKDVLDRAMPVLQALGTNIHHVGPSGSGTVVKLVNQLLVGINMAAVAEAVVFGVKAGADPQALLDVLQSSFGSSRMLTRGLPLIMERQFEGGTPINLILKDLGLIHEVGSALDVRLMLGAVAQEAFKEGRALGLGDEDMVALVKPLERLAGVEVRRTQ; from the coding sequence ATGATGCGTTTGGGGTTCATCGGGCTCGGGAAGATGGGGAAGCCGATGACCCGCAACCTGCTGCGGGCCGGCTACGAGGTCACGATCCACAACCGGAGCCGCGCCGTCGTTGAGGAGTTGAGTGGGGAGGGGGCACGGCCGGCGACGTCGCCGCGGGAGGTCGCCGAAGCGGCCGACCTGGTGATCACCTGCCTGCCGACCCCAGCCACGGTCGAGGAGGTCTACCTCGGCGAGGACGGCTTGATCCCGGCGGCGCGGGAGGGACAGATCCTGGTCGACTGCTCGACCGTCGGCCCGGCATTGAGCCGGCAACTCTACGCCGCAGCGCAGGAGCGGGGTGCCGGATTCCTCGACGCCCCCGTCAGCGGCGGCCCGGCCGGAGCGGAGTCGGCGACGCTGACGATCATGGTGGGCGGCGACAAGGACGTGCTGGATCGGGCGATGCCGGTGCTCCAGGCGCTGGGGACAAACATCCACCACGTCGGCCCCTCCGGCTCCGGCACCGTGGTCAAGTTGGTCAACCAGTTGCTCGTCGGGATCAACATGGCTGCTGTGGCCGAGGCGGTCGTCTTCGGCGTGAAGGCGGGTGCCGACCCGCAGGCGCTGCTCGACGTGCTCCAGTCGAGCTTCGGCAGCAGCCGGATGCTGACGCGCGGGCTGCCCCTGATCATGGAGCGGCAGTTCGAAGGGGGCACGCCGATCAACCTGATTCTGAAAGACCTGGGCCTCATCCATGAGGTGGGGTCCGCGCTCGACGTGCGACTCATGCTCGGCGCGGTGGCGCAGGAGGCATTCAAGGAGGGCCGGGCGCTGGGCCTCGGTGACGAGGACATGGTGGCGCTGGTGAAGCCGCTCGAGCGGCTGGCCGGGGTGGAGGTGCGGCGAACCCAGTGA